Proteins encoded in a region of the Thermocaproicibacter melissae genome:
- a CDS encoding FliO/MopB family protein, whose translation MKMPYLLSFDSASQLGELILYLLAVVGVLWLCWALSKFLLKRTGAISSTNNIRILERVSIAQDKGLVIAEICGGVYLLSFSNERVEILMELDRHLLKQPKPMAQQSFKDILNSALKGRLDATRFNGKNNNGSDDSKT comes from the coding sequence GGCATCTCAGCTTGGGGAGCTTATCCTCTACTTGCTGGCGGTTGTCGGCGTCTTATGGTTGTGCTGGGCGCTGAGCAAGTTTCTTCTGAAGCGCACCGGTGCAATCAGCAGCACAAACAATATCCGAATTCTCGAGCGTGTGAGCATTGCCCAGGACAAGGGCCTTGTGATTGCGGAAATCTGCGGCGGAGTTTACCTTCTTTCGTTCTCAAATGAGCGAGTAGAGATTCTCATGGAACTTGACAGGCACTTATTGAAGCAGCCGAAGCCCATGGCTCAGCAGAGTTTCAAGGATATCTTGAACTCCGCCCTGAAAGGAAGATTGGATGCAACCAGATTTAACGGAAAAAACAACAACGGCAGTGACGACAGCAAAACCTAA